The following coding sequences lie in one Streptomyces xiamenensis genomic window:
- a CDS encoding YifB family Mg chelatase-like AAA ATPase has product MGFARTGAVALVGVEGVVVEVQADLEPGLAAFTLVGLADRTLNESRDRVRAAVLNSGAEWPQKKLTVGLSPAAVPKRGSGFDLAVACAVLAAAERIDPKAIADLLLIGELGLDGGVRPVRGVLPAVLTAAEAGYRQVVVPEQTAAEAALVPDVAVLGVRSLRQLIAVLAGEPVPEEPTPGTGPEGAGPGAHGASWGYPRPGGLYRTFDGTERPPDLAEVAGQRLARRALEVAAAGRHHLFLKGSPGAGKTMLAERLPGLLPPLTRQEALEVTAVHSVSGSLPPGRPLVDRPPYCAPHHSASLPALVGGGSGLPRPGAASLAHHGVLFLDEAAEMSSQVLDALRQPLESGQVVVARSAGMLRMPARVLLVLAANPCPCGLHGSPAGECECPPSTVRRYRARLSGPLLDRIDLRVPVEPVGRAELTSPGGGESTAEVAERVGAARERAAARYAGMAWSTNGEAPGHELRSRWAPAPGALARAEMDLDRGTLTARGLDRVLRVAWTVADLAGHDRPTADDVDAALEFRTGVRRGAGVAGSLP; this is encoded by the coding sequence ATGGGGTTCGCGCGTACCGGAGCCGTCGCTCTCGTCGGGGTCGAGGGCGTCGTGGTGGAGGTGCAGGCGGATCTGGAGCCGGGGTTGGCGGCCTTCACCCTGGTCGGCCTCGCCGACCGAACGCTGAACGAGAGCCGGGACCGGGTGCGGGCAGCGGTGCTCAACTCGGGCGCCGAGTGGCCGCAGAAGAAACTCACCGTGGGGCTCAGCCCGGCGGCGGTGCCCAAGCGCGGCAGCGGCTTCGACCTGGCCGTGGCCTGCGCCGTCCTGGCGGCGGCCGAACGCATCGACCCCAAGGCGATCGCGGACCTGCTGCTGATCGGGGAGCTGGGCCTGGACGGCGGGGTCCGGCCGGTGCGCGGGGTGCTGCCCGCCGTGCTCACCGCGGCGGAGGCCGGATACCGGCAGGTGGTGGTGCCCGAGCAGACCGCCGCCGAGGCGGCGCTGGTGCCGGACGTGGCGGTGCTGGGGGTACGCAGCCTGCGGCAGCTGATCGCGGTACTGGCCGGTGAGCCGGTGCCGGAGGAGCCCACGCCCGGGACCGGGCCCGAGGGAGCCGGCCCCGGGGCACATGGCGCGAGCTGGGGCTATCCGCGGCCGGGCGGCCTGTATCGCACCTTCGACGGAACGGAGCGGCCACCCGATCTGGCGGAGGTGGCGGGCCAGCGGCTGGCCCGCCGGGCGCTGGAGGTGGCGGCGGCCGGGCGGCACCATCTGTTCCTCAAGGGCTCGCCCGGTGCGGGCAAGACCATGCTGGCCGAGCGGCTGCCGGGACTGCTGCCGCCGCTCACCCGCCAGGAGGCGCTGGAGGTCACGGCGGTGCACTCGGTGAGCGGTTCGCTGCCGCCGGGGCGTCCCCTGGTGGACCGGCCGCCGTACTGCGCCCCGCACCACTCCGCCTCACTGCCCGCACTGGTGGGCGGCGGCAGCGGACTGCCCCGGCCCGGCGCGGCCTCCCTCGCCCACCACGGGGTGCTCTTTCTGGACGAGGCTGCCGAGATGAGCAGCCAGGTGCTGGACGCGCTGCGGCAGCCGCTGGAGTCCGGGCAGGTGGTGGTGGCACGCTCGGCCGGGATGCTGCGGATGCCGGCCCGGGTGCTGCTGGTGCTGGCCGCCAATCCCTGCCCGTGCGGGCTGCACGGTTCGCCCGCCGGTGAGTGCGAGTGTCCGCCCAGTACAGTGCGGCGCTACCGGGCCCGGCTGTCCGGCCCGCTGCTGGACCGGATCGATCTGCGGGTGCCGGTGGAGCCGGTGGGACGGGCCGAATTGACGTCGCCGGGCGGCGGCGAGTCGACCGCCGAGGTGGCGGAACGGGTGGGTGCGGCCAGGGAGCGGGCCGCGGCCCGCTACGCGGGGATGGCGTGGTCCACCAACGGTGAGGCTCCGGGTCACGAGCTGCGGAGCCGCTGGGCGCCGGCCCCCGGAGCACTGGCCAGGGCGGAGATGGACCTGGATCGCGGCACGCTGACGGCCCGGGGCCTGGACCGGGTGCTGCGGGTGGCCTGGACGGTGGCGGACCTGGCCGGGCACGACCGGCCCACGGCGGACGACGTGGATGCCGCTCTGGAGTTCCGCACCGGGGTACGACGGGGCGCCGGGGTGGCGGGGAGTCTGCCGTGA
- a CDS encoding YraN family protein gives MARATGRTGGQRGALGRFGEDLAVRRLAAAGTTVLERNWRCRAGEIDIVAREPGRAGAVLVCEVKTRRGAGFQHPMAGVTPSKAERLRRLAEWWLSERWLPAYGTPPAGGVRIDLIGVLLPRRGAPVVEHAKGVA, from the coding sequence ATGGCGCGTGCGACGGGACGCACCGGAGGACAGCGAGGAGCGCTGGGCCGGTTCGGAGAGGACCTGGCGGTACGGCGGCTGGCGGCCGCGGGCACGACCGTGCTGGAGCGGAACTGGCGCTGCCGGGCCGGGGAGATCGACATCGTGGCCCGGGAGCCCGGCCGGGCCGGGGCCGTGCTGGTGTGCGAGGTGAAGACCCGCAGGGGAGCGGGGTTCCAGCACCCGATGGCGGGCGTGACGCCCAGCAAGGCGGAACGGCTGCGACGGCTGGCCGAGTGGTGGCTGAGCGAACGCTGGCTGCCGGCGTACGGCACCCCGCCGGCCGGCGGGGTACGGATCGATCTGATCGGGGTGCTGCTGCCCCGCCGAGGTGCTCCGGTCGTGGAGCACGCCAAGGGGGTGGCGTGA
- the rpsB gene encoding 30S ribosomal protein S2 has translation MAVVTMRELLESGVHFGHQTRRWNPKMKRFIFTERNGIYIIDLLQSLSYIDRAYEFVKETVAHGGTVMFVGTKKQAQQAIAEQATRVGMPFVNQRWLGGMLTNFSTVHKRLQRLKELEQIDFEDVAASGLTKKELLVLSREKAKLEKTLGGIRDMQKVPSAVWIVDTKKEHIAVGEARKLNIPVVAILDTNCDPDEVDYKIPGNDDAIRSVTLLTRVIADAVAEGLISRSGAAEAAKGGEKAAAEPLPEWERELLERGESAEAKAEDKPAEQAPAEAAPEAPAADTPAEQG, from the coding sequence ATGGCCGTCGTCACGATGCGGGAGCTGCTGGAGAGCGGCGTCCACTTCGGGCACCAGACCCGCCGCTGGAACCCGAAGATGAAGCGCTTCATCTTCACCGAGCGCAACGGCATCTACATCATCGACCTGCTCCAGTCGCTGTCGTACATCGACCGCGCCTACGAGTTCGTCAAGGAGACCGTCGCCCACGGCGGCACGGTCATGTTCGTCGGCACCAAGAAGCAGGCTCAGCAGGCCATCGCGGAGCAGGCGACCCGGGTTGGCATGCCCTTCGTCAACCAGCGCTGGCTCGGCGGCATGCTCACCAACTTCTCCACCGTGCACAAGCGCCTCCAGCGCCTCAAGGAGCTGGAGCAGATCGACTTCGAGGACGTGGCCGCCTCCGGCCTGACCAAGAAGGAACTGCTCGTTCTCTCCCGCGAGAAGGCCAAGCTGGAGAAGACCCTGGGCGGTATCCGCGACATGCAGAAGGTGCCCAGCGCCGTCTGGATCGTGGACACCAAGAAGGAGCACATCGCCGTCGGCGAGGCCCGCAAGCTCAACATCCCGGTGGTCGCGATCCTCGACACCAACTGCGACCCGGACGAGGTCGACTACAAGATCCCCGGCAACGACGACGCGATCCGCTCCGTCACGCTGCTCACCCGGGTCATCGCCGACGCCGTCGCCGAGGGCCTGATCTCCCGCTCCGGTGCCGCCGAGGCGGCCAAGGGCGGCGAGAAGGCGGCCGCCGAGCCGCTGCCCGAGTGGGAGCGCGAGCTGCTGGAGCGCGGTGAGTCCGCCGAGGCCAAGGCCGAGGACAAGCCCGCCGAGCAGGCCCCCGCCGAGGCCGCCCCCGAGGCCCCCGCGGCGGACACCCCCGCCGAGCAGGGCTGA
- the tsf gene encoding translation elongation factor Ts, whose translation MANYTAADVKKLRELTGAGMMDCKKALDEAEGNVDKAVEILRVKGQKGVAKRESRTTENGAVTSLISDDATSGVLVELKCETDFVAKGEKFQAALATIAQHVSATAPADLETLLASEIEPGKSVQAYVDEANATLGEKIVLDRFARFTGGYVGSYLHRTNPDLPPQVGVLVELAEAGDQAAQVVKDVAQHIAAFGPRYLSREDVPAELVDSERRVAEATAREEGKPEAALARIVEGRVNGFYKENVLLDQAFAKDNKKTVQKVLTEAGATVKNFARFRVGA comes from the coding sequence ATGGCGAACTACACCGCCGCTGACGTCAAGAAGCTCCGTGAGCTGACCGGCGCCGGCATGATGGACTGCAAGAAGGCGCTGGACGAGGCCGAGGGCAACGTCGACAAGGCCGTTGAGATCCTGCGCGTCAAGGGGCAGAAGGGTGTGGCCAAGCGTGAGAGCCGCACCACCGAGAACGGCGCCGTCACCTCGCTGATCTCCGACGACGCCACCTCCGGTGTGCTGGTCGAGCTCAAGTGCGAGACGGACTTCGTCGCCAAGGGCGAGAAGTTCCAGGCCGCACTCGCCACCATCGCGCAGCACGTCTCCGCGACCGCCCCCGCGGACCTGGAGACCCTGCTGGCCTCGGAGATCGAGCCCGGCAAGTCCGTGCAGGCGTACGTCGACGAGGCCAACGCGACCCTGGGCGAGAAGATCGTTCTCGACCGCTTCGCGCGCTTCACCGGCGGCTACGTCGGCTCCTACCTGCACCGCACCAACCCCGACCTGCCGCCGCAGGTGGGTGTGCTGGTGGAGCTGGCCGAGGCCGGCGACCAGGCCGCCCAGGTGGTCAAGGACGTCGCGCAGCACATCGCCGCGTTCGGCCCGCGCTACCTGTCCCGCGAGGACGTGCCCGCCGAGCTGGTCGACTCCGAGCGTCGCGTCGCCGAGGCGACCGCCCGCGAGGAGGGCAAGCCCGAGGCCGCCCTGGCGCGCATCGTCGAGGGTCGGGTGAACGGCTTCTACAAGGAGAACGTTCTCCTCGACCAGGCCTTCGCGAAGGACAACAAGAAGACGGTGCAGAAGGTCCTGACCGAGGCGGGCGCCACGGTCAAGAACTTCGCCCGCTTCCGCGTCGGCGCCTGA
- the pyrH gene encoding UMP kinase: MNQGAAAAERTDGKDVTPPRFLLKLSGEAFAGNGGLGVDPDIVHKMAREIAAVVRDGAQIAVVIGGGNFFRGAELQQRGMDRARSDYMGMLGTVMNCLALQDFLEKEGIDSRVQTAITMGQVAEPYIPLRAVRHLEKGRVVIFGAGMGMPYFSTDTTAAQRALEINAEALLMGKNGVDGVYDSDPAKNPDAVKYDALDYGEVITRDLRVADATAITLCRDNSLPILVFELLAEGNIARAVKGEKIGTLVNSQGRRA; the protein is encoded by the coding sequence ATGAACCAGGGCGCCGCCGCCGCCGAAAGGACGGACGGCAAGGACGTCACACCTCCCCGCTTTCTCCTGAAGCTTTCGGGAGAGGCCTTCGCGGGCAATGGAGGGCTCGGCGTCGACCCCGACATCGTCCACAAGATGGCGCGGGAGATCGCCGCCGTGGTCCGGGACGGTGCTCAGATCGCCGTGGTCATCGGCGGCGGGAACTTCTTCCGCGGGGCCGAACTCCAGCAGCGCGGCATGGACCGGGCCAGGTCCGACTACATGGGCATGCTGGGCACGGTGATGAACTGCCTCGCGCTCCAGGACTTCCTGGAGAAGGAGGGCATCGACTCCCGGGTGCAGACGGCGATCACCATGGGACAGGTCGCCGAGCCGTACATTCCGCTGCGCGCGGTGCGGCACCTGGAGAAGGGCCGGGTCGTCATCTTCGGCGCCGGCATGGGCATGCCCTACTTCTCCACCGACACCACGGCCGCCCAGCGTGCGCTGGAGATCAACGCCGAGGCGCTGCTGATGGGCAAGAACGGGGTCGACGGAGTCTACGACTCCGACCCGGCCAAGAACCCCGACGCGGTGAAGTACGACGCCCTCGATTACGGCGAGGTCATCACGCGCGATCTGCGGGTCGCCGATGCCACAGCCATCACGCTGTGCCGGGACAATTCGCTCCCCATTCTGGTCTTCGAACTGCTGGCCGAAGGCAATATCGCCCGCGCCGTAAAGGGTGAGAAGATCGGCACGCTCGTGAACAGCCAGGGCCGACGGGCCTGA
- the frr gene encoding ribosome recycling factor — protein MIEEALLEAEEKMEKAVVVAKEDLAAIRTGRAHPAMFNKIVAEYYGAMTPINQLASFSVPEARMAVVTPFDKTALRNIEQAIRDSDLGVNPTNDGHIIRVVLPELSEERRRDYIKVAKTKGEDAKISIRGVRRKAKESIDKSVKDGEVGEDEGRRAEKELDDTTSKYVAQVDELLKHKEAELLEI, from the coding sequence GTGATCGAAGAAGCCCTCCTCGAGGCTGAGGAGAAGATGGAGAAGGCAGTCGTCGTCGCCAAGGAGGATCTGGCCGCGATCCGTACCGGCCGTGCCCACCCGGCGATGTTCAACAAGATCGTGGCCGAGTACTACGGCGCGATGACCCCGATCAACCAGCTGGCCTCGTTCTCGGTGCCCGAGGCCCGGATGGCGGTGGTGACCCCGTTCGACAAGACCGCGCTGCGCAACATCGAGCAGGCGATCCGCGACTCGGACCTGGGCGTCAACCCCACCAACGACGGTCACATCATCCGGGTGGTCCTTCCCGAACTGAGCGAGGAACGGCGCCGGGACTACATCAAGGTCGCCAAGACCAAGGGCGAGGACGCCAAGATCTCGATCCGCGGGGTGCGCCGCAAGGCCAAGGAATCGATCGACAAGTCCGTTAAGGACGGCGAGGTCGGCGAGGACGAGGGCCGGCGCGCGGAGAAGGAACTGGACGACACCACCAGCAAGTACGTCGCCCAGGTCGATGAGCTGCTCAAGCACAAGGAAGCCGAGCTGCTCGAAATCTGA
- a CDS encoding phosphatidate cytidylyltransferase: MNEPSWRPPQPAAGYGEPPANARPHAAGHEGGSRGPGRDGAGTPPASAAPAASTPGVAAGGGPQGQGGSSGGKRAGRDLRAAVGVGLALGAVIIASLFIYKPVFLGVIAVAVMVGVWELCSRLAERKQIQVPMVPLAVGGAAIVVAGYLRGAAGAWVALGLTVLVVLLWRMAISPETYLRDATASVFAAFYVPFLATFVALMLAADDGAWRVLTFLVLVVLSDTGAYAVGWRLGRRKLAPRISPGKTLEGLAGAISFAMVGGALCFAFLIEDGLWWQGLLMGLAVAICATLGDLGESMIKRDLGIKDMGTLLPGHGGIMDRLDSLLPTAPVAWLLYLAFTGAG; encoded by the coding sequence GTGAACGAACCATCCTGGCGCCCGCCCCAGCCCGCCGCCGGTTACGGGGAACCGCCGGCGAACGCCCGTCCCCACGCGGCGGGTCACGAGGGTGGGAGCCGGGGCCCCGGGCGTGACGGGGCGGGCACTCCACCCGCCTCCGCCGCGCCGGCGGCGTCCACGCCGGGCGTCGCCGCGGGCGGCGGCCCCCAGGGGCAGGGCGGATCGAGCGGCGGCAAGCGGGCGGGACGCGACCTGCGGGCCGCCGTCGGGGTGGGGCTGGCGCTGGGCGCGGTGATCATCGCCTCGCTCTTCATCTACAAGCCGGTCTTCCTCGGCGTGATAGCGGTCGCCGTCATGGTCGGGGTGTGGGAGCTGTGCTCCCGGCTCGCCGAGCGCAAGCAGATCCAGGTGCCCATGGTGCCGCTGGCGGTCGGCGGCGCCGCCATCGTGGTGGCGGGGTACCTGCGCGGTGCGGCGGGTGCCTGGGTGGCCCTGGGGCTCACGGTGCTCGTGGTGCTCCTGTGGCGGATGGCGATCTCGCCCGAGACCTACCTGCGGGACGCCACCGCGTCGGTCTTCGCCGCCTTCTACGTTCCCTTCCTGGCCACGTTCGTGGCGCTCATGCTCGCCGCCGACGACGGCGCGTGGCGCGTTCTGACCTTCCTGGTGCTGGTGGTGCTCAGCGACACCGGCGCCTACGCGGTCGGCTGGCGGCTGGGCCGGCGCAAGCTCGCCCCCCGCATCAGCCCCGGGAAGACCCTGGAGGGGCTGGCGGGCGCCATCTCCTTCGCGATGGTGGGCGGCGCCCTGTGCTTCGCCTTCCTCATCGAGGACGGCTTGTGGTGGCAGGGCCTCCTGATGGGGCTCGCCGTCGCCATCTGCGCGACGCTCGGTGACCTGGGCGAGTCCATGATCAAGCGCGATCTGGGCATCAAGGACATGGGCACACTGCTGCCGGGCCACGGCGGCATCATGGACCGGCTCGACTCGCTGCTGCCCACCGCCCCCGTGGCCTGGCTGCTCTACCTGGCCTTCACCGGCGCCGGGTGA
- the rlmN gene encoding 23S rRNA (adenine(2503)-C(2))-methyltransferase RlmN: MPKPGELTFVAPRGAKKPPRHLADLTPAERREAVAALGEKPFRAQQLSRHYFARLNDDPAAWTDIPAAARERLASGLLPQLMSVVRHISCDDGATRKTLWRLHDGTLVESVLMRYPDRVTMCISSQAGCGMNCPFCATGQAGLDRNLSTAEIVHQIVDGMRALRDGEVPGGPARLSNIVFMGMGEPLANYNRVIGAIRRLTDPEPDGIGLSQRGITVSTVGLVPAMRRFADEGLSCRLAVSLHAPDDELRDTLVPVNTRWKVREVLDAAWEYAERSGRRISIEYALIRDINDQAWRADLLGKLLRGHRAHVNLIPLNPTPGSKWTASRPEDEAAFVEALRAQGVPVTVRDTRGQEIEGACGQLAAAER; encoded by the coding sequence ATGCCTAAGCCCGGAGAACTGACCTTTGTCGCGCCCCGCGGAGCCAAGAAGCCGCCGCGCCACCTCGCCGATCTGACCCCCGCGGAGCGCCGCGAGGCGGTGGCCGCCCTCGGCGAGAAGCCGTTCCGCGCCCAGCAGCTGTCGCGGCACTACTTCGCCCGCCTCAACGATGACCCGGCCGCCTGGACGGACATTCCGGCCGCCGCCCGGGAGCGGCTGGCGAGCGGGCTGCTGCCGCAGCTGATGTCGGTGGTCCGGCACATCAGCTGCGACGACGGCGCCACCCGCAAGACCCTGTGGCGGCTGCACGACGGGACACTGGTGGAGTCCGTGCTGATGCGGTACCCGGACCGGGTCACCATGTGCATCTCCTCACAGGCCGGCTGCGGCATGAACTGCCCGTTCTGCGCCACCGGCCAGGCCGGGCTCGACCGCAATCTGTCCACCGCCGAGATCGTGCACCAGATCGTGGACGGGATGCGCGCACTGCGGGACGGCGAGGTGCCCGGCGGCCCGGCGCGGCTGTCGAACATCGTCTTCATGGGCATGGGCGAGCCGCTGGCCAACTACAACCGCGTCATCGGCGCGATCCGGCGGCTGACCGACCCCGAGCCGGACGGCATCGGGCTCTCCCAGCGGGGCATCACGGTCTCCACCGTCGGTCTGGTCCCGGCGATGCGCCGGTTCGCCGACGAGGGGCTGAGCTGCCGGCTGGCGGTCTCGCTGCACGCCCCCGACGACGAGCTGCGCGACACCCTGGTACCGGTGAACACCCGCTGGAAGGTCCGTGAGGTCCTGGACGCGGCGTGGGAGTACGCGGAGCGCTCCGGGCGCCGCATCTCCATCGAGTACGCGCTGATCAGGGACATCAACGACCAGGCGTGGCGCGCCGATCTGCTTGGCAAGCTGCTGCGCGGACACCGGGCGCACGTCAACCTCATCCCGCTGAACCCGACGCCCGGTTCGAAGTGGACGGCCTCCCGTCCCGAGGACGAGGCGGCGTTCGTCGAGGCCCTCCGGGCACAGGGTGTGCCGGTCACCGTACGGGACACCCGTGGCCAGGAGATCGAGGGTGCCTGCGGGCAGCTGGCGGCGGCGGAGCGATAG
- a CDS encoding thiamine ABC transporter substrate-binding protein has product MTRSSARRLAAALALSAAAVTLTACGSGGDSDGSGSSGGDQVTLVTHDSFNVSPEVLEKFTEQTGYRVQVLRAGDAGVMVNQAVLSKNNPQGDVLFGIDNTLLSRALDEGVFTPYEAAGLDTVPETYQLDAGEHRVTPVDSGDICVNYDRAYFAEHDLAPPQDLDDLIDPAYRDLLVVQNAATSSPGLGFLLGTVAAYGDDGWQEYWQALRDNGVEVVDGWEQAYNERFSGAGGGAGDRPLVVSYASSPPAEVIYGEGELPEEGPTGVSSGTCFRQIEFAGLLAGAGNPEGGQALLDFLIGLDFQEDLPLQMFVNPVRPDAELPQEFVTYGETIETPLTMEPQRIAEHREDWVSTWTSLVIR; this is encoded by the coding sequence ATGACGCGCAGCAGTGCCCGCCGGCTCGCGGCGGCCCTCGCCCTCTCCGCGGCGGCGGTGACCCTGACCGCCTGCGGAAGCGGCGGAGACTCCGACGGCTCCGGCAGCTCCGGCGGCGATCAGGTCACCCTCGTCACCCACGACTCGTTCAACGTCTCGCCCGAGGTACTGGAGAAATTCACCGAGCAGACCGGCTACCGGGTCCAGGTGCTGCGCGCCGGTGACGCCGGGGTGATGGTCAACCAGGCGGTGCTCTCCAAGAACAACCCGCAGGGCGATGTGCTCTTCGGTATCGACAACACCCTGCTCTCCCGCGCTCTGGACGAGGGCGTCTTCACCCCGTACGAGGCGGCCGGTCTCGACACGGTCCCCGAGACGTATCAGCTGGACGCGGGGGAGCACCGGGTGACGCCCGTCGACAGCGGCGACATCTGCGTCAACTACGACCGCGCGTACTTCGCCGAGCACGACCTGGCGCCGCCGCAGGACCTGGACGACCTCATCGACCCCGCGTACCGGGATCTCCTCGTGGTGCAGAACGCCGCCACCTCCTCGCCCGGTCTCGGCTTCCTGCTGGGCACCGTCGCGGCCTACGGGGACGACGGCTGGCAGGAGTACTGGCAGGCGTTGCGCGACAACGGTGTGGAGGTCGTCGACGGCTGGGAGCAGGCGTACAACGAGCGCTTCTCCGGCGCGGGCGGCGGCGCCGGTGACCGGCCGCTGGTGGTCTCCTACGCCTCAAGCCCGCCCGCCGAGGTCATCTACGGCGAGGGCGAGCTTCCCGAGGAAGGTCCGACCGGGGTGTCGAGCGGTACCTGCTTCCGGCAGATCGAGTTCGCCGGGCTGCTGGCCGGGGCCGGCAATCCCGAGGGTGGCCAGGCACTGCTCGACTTCCTGATCGGCCTGGACTTCCAGGAGGACCTGCCGCTGCAGATGTTCGTCAACCCGGTGCGCCCCGACGCCGAACTGCCGCAGGAGTTCGTCACCTACGGCGAGACGATCGAGACGCCGCTGACGATGGAGCCGCAGCGGATCGCGGAGCACCGCGAGGACTGGGTGTCGACGTGGACCTCGCTGGTCATCAGGTAG
- a CDS encoding ABC transporter permease produces the protein MRLALLAVPLVFFALFFAYPVAAIIGRGLRDGGAWQLGPAAEVLSDPGIRKVLWFTLWQAAASTALTLALALPGAYVFARLDFPGKRLLHAAVTVPFVLPTVVAGAAFLALLGRGGLLEDLWGIRLDTTVWAILLAHVFFNYAVVVRTVGGLWAQLDPRQEEAARVLGANPAAAWRRVTLPALAPAVASAALMVFLFTFTSFGVVQILGGPRYATLEVEIYRQTAQLLDLPTAAVLTLLQFAAVGALLLLHARTVRRAETSLRLVDAGSAAHRPRGAAQWSLLAGVLLSIALLLLLPLAVLVERSLSGPDGYGFAYYRALTNTDSGTFVVAPWEAIGHSLAYGAVATLIALTVGGLAAAALTRRAGRFTRGFDALLMLPLGTSAVTVGFGFLIALDEPPLDLRSSWILVPLAQALVGVPFVVRVLLPVLRAVDDRLREAAAVLGASPLRVWREVDLPLVRRAALVAAGFAFAVSLGEFGATVFIARADTPTLPVAVARLLGRAGELNYGQAMALSTILMLVCAATLLVLERLRPGRTGEL, from the coding sequence GTGCGGCTGGCTCTGCTGGCGGTGCCGCTGGTCTTCTTCGCGCTGTTCTTCGCCTACCCGGTCGCTGCCATCATCGGCCGCGGACTGCGCGACGGCGGAGCCTGGCAACTGGGTCCGGCCGCCGAGGTGCTCTCGGACCCCGGCATCCGCAAGGTGCTGTGGTTCACGCTGTGGCAGGCCGCCGCCTCCACCGCCCTCACCCTCGCCCTGGCGCTGCCCGGCGCGTATGTCTTCGCCCGGCTCGACTTCCCCGGCAAACGGCTGCTGCACGCCGCCGTCACCGTGCCCTTCGTGCTGCCCACCGTGGTGGCCGGCGCCGCCTTCCTGGCGCTGCTGGGCCGGGGCGGGTTGCTGGAGGACCTGTGGGGGATACGCCTGGACACCACGGTGTGGGCGATCCTGCTGGCTCACGTGTTCTTCAACTACGCGGTGGTCGTCCGCACCGTGGGCGGGCTGTGGGCACAGCTCGACCCCCGCCAGGAGGAGGCCGCCCGCGTCCTGGGCGCGAATCCCGCGGCGGCCTGGCGGCGGGTCACCCTCCCGGCGCTGGCCCCGGCCGTGGCCTCCGCCGCGCTGATGGTCTTTCTCTTCACCTTCACCTCCTTCGGCGTCGTGCAGATCCTCGGCGGGCCCCGCTACGCCACGCTGGAGGTGGAGATCTACCGGCAGACCGCGCAACTGCTCGACCTGCCGACCGCGGCCGTGCTCACGCTGCTCCAGTTCGCGGCGGTCGGCGCGCTGCTGCTCCTGCACGCGCGCACCGTACGCCGCGCCGAGACCTCACTGCGGCTGGTGGACGCGGGTTCCGCGGCGCACCGTCCGCGCGGCGCCGCCCAGTGGTCGCTGCTGGCCGGGGTCCTGCTCTCCATCGCGCTGCTGCTCCTGCTGCCGCTCGCCGTGCTGGTCGAACGGTCCCTGTCCGGCCCCGACGGCTACGGCTTCGCTTATTACCGGGCGCTGACCAACACGGACAGCGGCACCTTCGTGGTGGCACCGTGGGAGGCCATCGGGCACTCCCTGGCGTACGGAGCGGTGGCCACGCTGATCGCCCTGACCGTGGGCGGGCTGGCCGCCGCCGCGCTCACCCGGCGGGCCGGCCGCTTCACCCGGGGCTTCGACGCCTTGCTGATGCTGCCGCTGGGCACCTCGGCGGTCACCGTGGGCTTCGGTTTCCTGATCGCGCTCGACGAACCGCCCCTGGACCTGCGGTCCTCGTGGATCCTGGTGCCGCTCGCCCAGGCACTGGTCGGGGTCCCGTTCGTCGTGCGGGTGCTGCTGCCCGTCCTGCGCGCGGTCGATGACCGGCTGCGGGAGGCGGCGGCGGTCCTGGGTGCCTCCCCGCTGCGGGTGTGGCGGGAGGTCGATCTGCCGCTGGTGCGGCGGGCGGCGCTGGTCGCGGCGGGGTTCGCGTTCGCCGTGTCCCTGGGCGAGTTCGGCGCCACGGTCTTCATCGCCCGGGCCGACACCCCGACGCTGCCGGTCGCGGTGGCCCGGCTGCTGGGGCGCGCCGGGGAACTCAACTACGGGCAGGCGATGGCGCTGTCCACCATTCTCATGCTGGTGTGCGCCGCCACGCTGCTGGTTCTGGAGCGACTGCGCCCGGGCCGTACGGGGGAGCTGTGA